In Candidatus Omnitrophota bacterium, the genomic stretch GCCTGGTTTTCCGCCGGGAACTCCTCGCTTTTTTGACGGCTATATTATTTGTATTGCACCCCGTCCAGACCGAGTCAGTGACGTATATCTCAGGGAGGGCGGACCCGCTCGCGGCATTTTTTTGCCTGCTGGCCCTTTATTTCTTTATAACGTATATCGACTTTGACGGATACAAGAAGAAACTTTATTTCGGGGTTTCTGTGCTATCCTTTCTATTGGCCCTTTTTTCAAAGGAATCGGCCGCGGTCTTTCCTTTAACGTTCATTCTCTACGAAGCCTGTTTCAGGAAGGACGGGCTTAAGGGCAAAAGATCCCTGAAATACGCATTCTACCTTGCAGCCTTGTTGATCTACGGCGTTATAAGACATTCGATCTTACTTAATATTAAAGGCACCCTGACCGCCGGCGGTTCTTTGCCGCTGCTAGAACGTTTTTATCTCATCCCGCCTATTATCTTAACATATATAAAGCTGCTTCTGTTCCCGGGAGGATTGCATATGGAACGAAGCGACTTTCTTTTCGATAGGCCGCACTATTTTTTTGACCACAGAGTCATGTTAGCCCTTTCCGTTTTAGCCGCTATCGCGGTATTTGTATGGCTGGCGAGGAAACGCCACAGAGAAGCGCTCTTCGGCTTCGGATGGTTCATCCTGATGCTAATACCCGTCTTGAACATCATCCCCATAAATGCTTTCGTCGCGGAACATTGGCTTTATCTCCCTTCCGCCGGATTTTTTCTTTTGGGCTCATCCGCGCTTATAGCTCTTTTCCGTTTCAAGTCGATAAAGTTATGCGCGGCGAGCTTCATAATTGTTATCCTGGCCATGCTGTGCGCGTTGACCATAAGGCAAAACTACATATGGAGGGATCCGGTATCTTTTTACAAATACACCCTGAAGTTCTCTCCTTTGAGCACCCGCCTGCGCACTAATTTAGGCGTCGAGTATTTCAATTTGGGCTTATATAAGGAGGCGGAACAGGAATACAGGAAGGCGCTTGCCGCCGAGCCGGCAGGCGTAAACACAGTCAATGACTACATAAATCTCGGAGCCGCGC encodes the following:
- a CDS encoding tetratricopeptide repeat protein; this encodes MKNVPFVFKTETSRTLLLSAVIAVLGGFAYLNSLLNPFIWDDAFLVSANLHIRSLAYIPRLFFENVYHQDMIGKFYRPVLMTSFALDYHQWGLEPFGYHITNILIHLGNALLVFGIVRLVFRRELLAFLTAILFVLHPVQTESVTYISGRADPLAAFFCLLALYFFITYIDFDGYKKKLYFGVSVLSFLLALFSKESAAVFPLTFILYEACFRKDGLKGKRSLKYAFYLAALLIYGVIRHSILLNIKGTLTAGGSLPLLERFYLIPPIILTYIKLLLFPGGLHMERSDFLFDRPHYFFDHRVMLALSVLAAIAVFVWLARKRHREALFGFGWFILMLIPVLNIIPINAFVAEHWLYLPSAGFFLLGSSALIALFRFKSIKLCAASFIIVILAMLCALTIRQNYIWRDPVSFYKYTLKFSPLSTRLRTNLGVEYFNLGLYKEAEQEYRKALAAEPAGVNTVNDYINLGAALYWQGKKKESIEAYNNAIRLKPDSPLGYWFMANILYLDNQTKKAIGFYKKAAELIPSNAAYWLTLGNAYQKDKDFKEAEGAYKKALAAYPAFFEARINLGTVYYKQGRIKDAFKEYQEALRLDPESPEAYYNIGNVSAAIGKTEEAKDFWREALKRDPNHEGAKKKLEKSGGKK